CCCGGTCGGGCGAAAAGCCCATCCCGTTCGGCAGGTCGACCCCCTCGAGGACCGTCGTCACCGTCCCGTCGGTGTCGAGGCGGTAGAGCGCGCCGAGGCGGTCGTCGGTCGGCATCGTCCCGCCGAAGACCCGTCCCTCCGGGTCCGCGACGACGTCGTTGAACCGCGACCCCTCCTCGCCGGGGATCGAGTCGACGATCGGTTCGAGCGAGTCGTCGTTCGCGATCCCCTCCTCGGGCGGCTCCAAGCGCCGGACCGCACCCTCCTCCATGAACAGGAGGAAGGAGCCGTCGGCCTGGATCGTGTATCCTCCGATGACGCCCCCGTCGAAACACCGATCGTACGCCCCGATCGCGGGGTCGTACCGGAACAGCTCCCCGGCCGGGATGTCGATCCAGTACAGTCGCTTCTCCTCCGGGTGCCACATCGGCACCTCCCCGATCTCACACCGACAGTCGGCCACCGTCTCCACTCGCATGGTACGCGGTGGATCGCGGCAGGGGCGCATAAATCACCCGGCGACGTGTGGGTTCCGTTCGTGGAGGGATGGGTCCGGCGCGATTCGACCGACGGCTCTCAGCGGAGCGAGTTCGACCGGACGATGCCCGCCCGGTCGAAGTCGACCCGGTCGCCGATCGCGATCGGCTCGTGGATCCGGGGGTAGTCGTGCGAGGCGGCGTGTTCGTGCAGCACCTTCGGGTCCGCGCCGACGCCGCGCCACATGTCGTAGTGCGAGGGGAGCAGCCGATCCAGCCGGAGGTCGTTCGCCGCCTCAATCACCTGGTTCTCGTCCATGTACCACCGCGTCCGTTTCGTCTCGCCCTCCTCCGGGAAGTGGATGTGGCCGACCGTCCCGAACGCCAGGACGCCGAGGTCGATGTCGAACTCCTCGCCGATATCGAGGAACTCCTCGGCGGGCTTGCTGTCCCCGCCGTGGAAGAACGTCCCGGAGTCGTGTTCGACGACGTACGAGAGCGGCTCGATCGCGTCGGGGTCGTTCGCCCCGCGGACGTGGATCGTGAAATCGCCGACCGCGAACTCGTCGCCGACCCCGATCACGTGGCGCTGGTCCTCGGGCGTCCTGACGTCGCCCTCGTAGTCCGGCTCCTCGAACGCGGAGCCCGGGACGTAGAGGTCCGCGCCGAGCTCCTCGGTCAGCGGCCCGTACGAGGGCGGGTGGAAGTGGTCGATGTGCTCGTGGGTGACGCACACCGCGTCACAGAGCGTCGCGTCGGCCGGGTCCATCGGCACCGGGATCATCCGGACGACCCATGGCGGCTGTCCGTCGTCGAAGTACGGGTCGATGTAGATCGTCGCCTCCGCCGAGCGGAGGACGAACGCGTTACAGCCCAGATACCAGAGCGACGCGCCGTCGGGGTCGGTCGCCTCGATCTCCTCGCGCACGAACCAGTCTCCCCACGTTGAGTGGACCATGTGCCACGTTGCCTGTACGCTCACATAAACCTGCGTGCGGGTGGCGGGGACCGTCCTCGCAGCCGCATCGGGAAACCGCATGCGGTGGGTATCGCCTCCCCGGGACACCCGAAACTATTACTCCTATCCGGGGAATCACGGGGCATGGGACGACTGAACCCAGATTTCGGCGACGAGACCGTGGTCATCACCGGGGCGACGTCGGGGATCGGCCGCGAGACCGCCCTCCGGTTCGGCGACGCCGGGGCGACCGTCGTCGTCGGCGACATCGAGAACGAGCCGAAGGACGCGGACGTGCCGACACACGAGGCGATCGAGGACGGGGGTGGGACGGCGACGTTCCAGCGGACGGACGTGACCGACCACGAGCAGCTCCGCGATCTGGTCGAGACGGCCCGCGAGTTCGGGGGGGTCGACGTGATGATCAACAACGCGGGGCTCTACATCGGCGGCTCGGTGCTCGACCTCGAACCCGAGGAGTTCGATCGGATCCACGCGGTCAACGCGAAGGGTGCGTACTTCGGGATCCAGGCGGCGGCCAACGACATGATCGACAGGGGGGAGCCGGGGTCGATCGTCAACACGGCCTCGATCAGTTCGAGCTACGCACAGTTCGACCAGGTGCAGTACGACTCGACGAAGGGTGCCGTCAGGATGATCACTCGGGGGTCGGCGCTCGAACTCGCCGAACACGGCATCCGCGTGAACGCGGTCGGTCCCGGACAGATCGCGACCGAGTTCATCGAGGGCTGGACCGAGGAGGCCACCGAGGCCGCGAAGTCCGGCGACCTGATCAAAGACGTCCCGCTCGGACGCGCCGGAACGCCCGAGGACGTCGCCGGGGCGTACCTCTACCTGGCGAGCGAGGAGGCGAGCTACGTCACCGGCGAACTGCTGTTCGTCGACGGCGGCTGGCAGGTCTTCTGAGTCGAACCGCCCCCGAATCGGTGGAGAGACCCCGCCGAGAGGTCGCCCCCGTACCGGGGGAGTCGGCGCTCTCGAAACGCTTAATGCGTCGGTCGGCGAGGCTAGGCCGTAGGGTGATATCACATGACTATTGAGGACAAAAACGTCGCGATCATCGTCGCCCACGAGTTCGAGGACATCGAGATGGAGTACTGCCTGCTCCAGCTGGACCACGAGGGGGCGAACGTCACGCTCGTTCCCGTAGAGGCGGGCTTCAACGCCCGCCACGGCTCGGCGGACGCGCCGATCAAGGGCCGGTTCGGGACGCCGTGTCCGCCGATCGTGATGCAGGAGGGCGTACGCTACTCCGTAAGCGAGTTCGAGGACCTCGACCTCGACGAGCTCGACTGCGTCCTCTACCCGGGAGGCTTCTCGCCCGACCACCTCCGGGTCGTTCCGGAGGTCGTCGAGTTCACGAAGGAGGCCTACGAGGCCGGGAAGCTCGTCGCCGCGATCTGTCACGGCCCCGAGGTTCTCATCGAGGCAGACATCGTCAACGGGAAGGACGTCACCGCGTGGGAGTCGGTGAAGACCGCGTTGCGCAACGCCGGCGGCGAGTACCACGACGTGCCGTACGTGAAGGACGGGAACGTCCTCACCGGGCGGTGTCCGGACGACCTGCCGGACTTCTGTGCGGGGATCGTCGAGGCGTTCGCGGCCGAGGAACTGCAACAGCCCGCCGACGACTAGTCGGAGGCGGTCTCCACGAACGCTCGACCACGAACGAACGCCCCCCGTCCGACCCGAACCGAATGCGTACCACTACCCCCGTCCACGAAACGGACCCGTGCGGGCTCCGAGCGTAAGCGATGGCCGAGAACGCACGGAACCGCGTGAACGCGGCGACGACGGCGTTCACGGTCGTCGACGGATTGAAACAGCTAGAGGGTGCCGGCGTCACCGAGCTTTCGGACTACCTCGAGATCCCGAAGAGTACGGTCCACAGCTACCTCAGCACGCTCGAACGGGAGGGGTACGTCGTCAAGGACGGTGGGGAGTACCACGTCGGCGTGCGCTTTCTCGAGTACGGTGCGAGCGCACGGCGCCGGGCCGACATCTACGAGGCGGCGAAACCGGAGGTCGACCGCCTCGCCGAGGAGACGGGGAACCTGGCGAACCTGATGGTCGAGGAGCACGGCTGGGGCATCTACCTCCACCGGGGGATGGGCGAGCGCGCGGTGCGACCGATCGACACACAGGTCGGGACGCGCGTCCACCTCCACTCGACGGCGATGGGGAAGGCGATACTCGCACACCTGCCTGAGGGACGCGTCGAGGCGATCGTCGAGGAGCGCGGGCTCCCGCAGATGACGCGACGGACGGTGACCGACCGAGAGGAGCTCGCGGCCGAACTCGAGGCGATCCGCGAGCGAGGGTACGCCATCGACGACGGAGAGCTGGTCGAGGGGCTTCGCTGTGTCGGCGCCCCCGTCCTCGGCGACGCGGGCCACGTGTTCGGGGCGGTGAGCGTCGCCGGACCCGCCCGTCGGTTCGACGGGAGCTACCTCGTCGAGGAGATGCCCGAACGGGTGATGGAGGCGGCGAACGTCGTCACGCTGAACCTCACCTACTCGTGAGGAGGGTGGACGGCCGTTCCGTCATGCTGAATACTTATGTATCATCCCGATAGAGGGGTGCGTATGGCAGGAACCGCACGCAACCCCGTCAAGTCGGCCCGGACGACGTTCGCCGTCCTCGACGGGCTGAAGGAGCTGGACGGTGCCGGTGTCACCGAACTGGCCAACTACCTCGAGATCCCGAAGAGTACGGTCCACAGCTACCTCAGCACGCTCGAGGAGGAGGAGTGCCTCATCAAGGAGGAGGGGGTCTACCACATCGGCGTGCGATTTCTCGAGTACGGTGCACACGCCCGACAGCGAACCGACGTCTACGAGATCGCGAAACCGGAGGTCGACCGCCTCGCCGAGGAGACGGGGAACCTCAGCAACCTCCTGATCGAGGAACACGGTCGGGGTGTGTACCTCCACCGGGGGGAGGACACCAGGGCGATCCAGGTCAACACCAGGGTCGGAACGCGCGTCTACCTCCACTCGACGGCGCTCGGAAAGTCGATCCTCGCGAACCTGCCCGAACGTCGTGTCGAGACGATCCTCGACAGACACGGCCTTCCCGAGGTGACTCCCAACACGATCACCGACCGGGCCGAGCTCGCGGCCGAGCTCGAGGAGATCCGCGAGCGGGGGTACGCCATCGACGACGAGGAGCAGGTCGAGGGACTGCGCTGTATCAGCGCCCCGATCGTGAGCGCCTCGGGTCGGGTCCTCGGCTCGATCAGCGTCTCGGGGCCGACCCACCGGTTCAAGGGGACGTACTTCACCGAGACGATCCCGGACAGCGTGATGGAGGCGGCGAACGTCATCGAACTCAACCTGACCTACTCCTGAGGCCGGCGCTCGACGGTCGCCGGGAGCGGATACCGCGTCGGTTTCCGGGAGTACTGGCGTGGATCGGTTCCGGTATACAAACGACGTTCGGCAATAGTGAACGCTCTGATGACAGTCATACGTCTGTAACGGTACTGGAAGGCGTGACATGGACACCGTTCCCACACCGGTTCGAAGGACGGCCGGTCGGCAATCCTGAACGGGTATTCGTTTCCCTCGAAGACCGGTACCGACG
This region of Halalkalicoccus sp. CGA53 genomic DNA includes:
- a CDS encoding SMP-30/gluconolactonase/LRE family protein — translated: MRVETVADCRCEIGEVPMWHPEEKRLYWIDIPAGELFRYDPAIGAYDRCFDGGVIGGYTIQADGSFLLFMEEGAVRRLEPPEEGIANDDSLEPIVDSIPGEEGSRFNDVVADPEGRVFGGTMPTDDRLGALYRLDTDGTVTTVLEGVDLPNGMGFSPDRETFYLTESNTNTIYAFDYDVETGAIDDRRVFVDVPDGEGMPDGLTVDEEGSVWSAQFGGGRVVRYAPDRTEERRHEVPAENVTSLLFAGEGFEELYVTTATYEASGDDEGAGNLFRLRPSVSGVPEFASRVSL
- a CDS encoding MBL fold metallo-hydrolase produces the protein MVHSTWGDWFVREEIEATDPDGASLWYLGCNAFVLRSAEATIYIDPYFDDGQPPWVVRMIPVPMDPADATLCDAVCVTHEHIDHFHPPSYGPLTEELGADLYVPGSAFEEPDYEGDVRTPEDQRHVIGVGDEFAVGDFTIHVRGANDPDAIEPLSYVVEHDSGTFFHGGDSKPAEEFLDIGEEFDIDLGVLAFGTVGHIHFPEEGETKRTRWYMDENQVIEAANDLRLDRLLPSHYDMWRGVGADPKVLHEHAASHDYPRIHEPIAIGDRVDFDRAGIVRSNSLR
- a CDS encoding SDR family NAD(P)-dependent oxidoreductase, with the translated sequence MGRLNPDFGDETVVITGATSGIGRETALRFGDAGATVVVGDIENEPKDADVPTHEAIEDGGGTATFQRTDVTDHEQLRDLVETAREFGGVDVMINNAGLYIGGSVLDLEPEEFDRIHAVNAKGAYFGIQAAANDMIDRGEPGSIVNTASISSSYAQFDQVQYDSTKGAVRMITRGSALELAEHGIRVNAVGPGQIATEFIEGWTEEATEAAKSGDLIKDVPLGRAGTPEDVAGAYLYLASEEASYVTGELLFVDGGWQVF
- a CDS encoding DJ-1/PfpI family protein — encoded protein: MTIEDKNVAIIVAHEFEDIEMEYCLLQLDHEGANVTLVPVEAGFNARHGSADAPIKGRFGTPCPPIVMQEGVRYSVSEFEDLDLDELDCVLYPGGFSPDHLRVVPEVVEFTKEAYEAGKLVAAICHGPEVLIEADIVNGKDVTAWESVKTALRNAGGEYHDVPYVKDGNVLTGRCPDDLPDFCAGIVEAFAAEELQQPADD
- a CDS encoding IclR family transcriptional regulator, yielding MAENARNRVNAATTAFTVVDGLKQLEGAGVTELSDYLEIPKSTVHSYLSTLEREGYVVKDGGEYHVGVRFLEYGASARRRADIYEAAKPEVDRLAEETGNLANLMVEEHGWGIYLHRGMGERAVRPIDTQVGTRVHLHSTAMGKAILAHLPEGRVEAIVEERGLPQMTRRTVTDREELAAELEAIRERGYAIDDGELVEGLRCVGAPVLGDAGHVFGAVSVAGPARRFDGSYLVEEMPERVMEAANVVTLNLTYS
- a CDS encoding IclR family transcriptional regulator, translating into MAGTARNPVKSARTTFAVLDGLKELDGAGVTELANYLEIPKSTVHSYLSTLEEEECLIKEEGVYHIGVRFLEYGAHARQRTDVYEIAKPEVDRLAEETGNLSNLLIEEHGRGVYLHRGEDTRAIQVNTRVGTRVYLHSTALGKSILANLPERRVETILDRHGLPEVTPNTITDRAELAAELEEIRERGYAIDDEEQVEGLRCISAPIVSASGRVLGSISVSGPTHRFKGTYFTETIPDSVMEAANVIELNLTYS